In the Apteryx mantelli isolate bAptMan1 chromosome 1, bAptMan1.hap1, whole genome shotgun sequence genome, one interval contains:
- the HTR1F gene encoding 5-hydroxytryptamine receptor 1F yields MDLINSTEQNSTSEELFEWVTSKILISITLSVLALMTTAINSLVMTAIIVTRKLHHPANYLICSLAVTDFLVAVLVMPFSIVYIVKETWIMGQVVCDIWLSVDITCCTCSILHLSAIALDRYRAITDAVEYARKRTPKHAGIMIAVVWIISIFISMPPLFWRHQTTSRDDECIIKHDHIVFTIYSTFGAFYIPLALILILYYKIYKAAKTFHRRSVSRIVRDEVNGQVLLEAGERSTKLTSMSTTVEKTSDPLMDCDKINITLRSPRSESKQEKSWKKQRISSTRERKAATTLGLILGAFVICWLPFFVKEVVVNTCERCHISEDMSNFLAWLGYINSLINPLIYTIFNEDFKKAFQKLVRCRQYL; encoded by the coding sequence ATGGATTTAATCAACTCGACTGAACAAAACAGTACATCAGAAGAACTATTCGAATGGGTGACATCCAAGATTCTCATTTCCATTACCCTGTCTGTGCTTGCACTAATGACAACAGCCATCAATTCTCTTGTGATGACTGCAATAATCGTGACAAGAAAGCTCCACCATCCCGCCAACTATTTAATCTGCTCTCTTGCAGTGACCGATTTCCTTGTGGCAGTCCTAGTGATGCCCTTCAGCATTGTCTACATTGTAAAGGAGACCTGGATCATGGGGCAAGTGGTGTGCGACATTTGGCTGAGCGTGGACATTACCTGCTGCACATGTTCCATCTTGCATCTTTCTGCCATTGCTTTGGATCGGTACAGAGCAATCACGGATGCTGTGGAATATGCCAGGAAAAGGACACCTAAGCATGCTGGCATCATGATTGCAGTGGTATGGATCATATCCATTTTTATTTCCATGCCGCCTTTGTTTTGGCGGCACCAGACAACCAGCAGGGATGATGAATGCATTATCAAACACGATCACATTGTTTTTACCATTTACTCTACATTTGGCGCCTTCTACATCCCACTGGCCTTGATTTTGATTCTTTATTACAAGATATACAAGGCAGCAAAGACATTTCACAGAAGGAGCGTCAGTCGGATCGTAAGGGATGAGGTAAATGGACAAGTCCTTTTGGAGGCAGGTGAAAGAAGCACCAAACTTACTTCAATGTCCACCACGGTAGAGAAGACATCAGATCCTCTGATGGACTGTGATAAAATCAATATCACCCTACGAAGCCCCAGGTCTGAGTCTAAGCAAGAGAAGTCCTGGAAAAAACAGAGAATCTCTAGCACAAGAGAGCGAAAGGCAGCAACTACTCTGGGTTTGATCTTGGGGGCATTTGTGATCTGCTGGCTCCCTTTTTTTGTAAAAGAAGTAGTTGTTAATACCTGTGAAAGATGTCACATCTCAGAAGACATGTCTAATTTCCTAGCATGGCTGGGATATATCAATTCCCTTATTAACCCTCTAATCTACACaatctttaatgaagatttcaagAAAGCCTTTCAGAAGCTTGTGCGGTGTAGGCAATATCTTTAA